The Paenibacillus sp. FSL R7-0204 genome includes a region encoding these proteins:
- a CDS encoding Rqc2 family fibronectin-binding protein, with translation MALDGIVTQAIVHELQPFIGARIGKIYQPSTHDLIFTLRGAGGGGKLLLSANPTYPRLHLTERSSINPAEAPMFCMLMRKHCEGGTIESITQVGLERIIHITVRTRDELGDVSAKKIIIELMGRHSNIILTELATGTIIDGIHHVTPSISSYRVVMPGAAYTQPPQQHKLNPLQISQSDFLTLLASAEEAARYAAEHPQEPEEDMIEGEIAALLASLEAPQADGSGGPAPSADPAGWLVHAFSGLSPLIAGEILHRYKEIGGEAEDFSSVMDMPEQLWNAFQSVMEPVSKQEFAPVTGWNAKSKPVFSAIPLKLMSGNVKHYSSISLCLEDYYGDKAEKDTVKQRVSDLIRFLSNERSKNIKKLANLQKDLNEAEDADQFRIWGELLFASLHTVNKGDKQAKLVNYYDENQAEITVPLDPLLSPTDNAQRYFKKYNKYKNSLRVIGEQVQKTHEEIAYMELLLQQLAHASLNDIEEIRDELVGQGYLRDRSKKGKKKKKAARPTLQVFTSSEGVDIYVGKNNLQNEYVTNRLASPNDTWLHTKDIPGSHVVIRSEEFGDATLEEAAQLAAYFSQAKQSSSVPVDCTLIRYVRKPSGAKPGFVIYDHQRTLFVTPDEERIKQLPNVLRS, from the coding sequence ATGGCATTAGACGGCATTGTTACCCAAGCGATCGTGCATGAGCTTCAGCCCTTCATCGGTGCACGCATCGGCAAAATATATCAACCCAGCACACATGACCTCATCTTCACCCTGCGCGGTGCGGGCGGCGGCGGCAAGCTGCTGCTGTCGGCAAACCCGACCTACCCCCGGCTGCACCTGACCGAGAGAAGCAGCATCAACCCGGCGGAAGCACCGATGTTCTGCATGCTGATGCGCAAGCATTGTGAAGGCGGCACCATCGAGAGCATTACCCAGGTGGGACTTGAGCGGATTATTCATATCACCGTCAGAACCCGGGATGAGCTGGGAGATGTCTCCGCTAAAAAAATCATCATCGAGCTGATGGGACGCCACAGCAACATCATTCTGACCGAGCTGGCCACGGGGACGATTATCGACGGCATTCATCATGTCACACCTTCGATCAGCAGCTACCGGGTCGTTATGCCGGGTGCGGCTTATACCCAGCCGCCGCAGCAGCATAAGCTGAATCCCCTGCAGATCAGCCAGTCCGATTTCCTGACCCTGCTGGCCTCAGCAGAGGAAGCGGCCCGCTACGCCGCCGAGCATCCGCAGGAGCCGGAGGAGGATATGATCGAGGGCGAGATCGCAGCATTGCTGGCCTCGCTTGAGGCCCCGCAGGCTGACGGCTCCGGCGGCCCTGCCCCTTCAGCCGATCCGGCCGGCTGGCTGGTCCACGCCTTCAGCGGCCTGAGTCCGCTGATCGCCGGGGAGATCCTCCACCGGTACAAGGAGATAGGCGGAGAAGCTGAGGATTTCAGCAGCGTGATGGATATGCCCGAACAGCTCTGGAACGCCTTCCAATCCGTCATGGAGCCGGTCAGCAAGCAGGAATTCGCTCCGGTCACTGGCTGGAACGCCAAGAGCAAGCCGGTCTTCTCGGCCATTCCGCTGAAGCTGATGAGCGGGAATGTGAAGCATTACAGCTCCATAAGCCTGTGCCTGGAGGATTATTATGGGGACAAGGCGGAGAAGGACACCGTTAAGCAGCGGGTCAGCGACCTGATCCGCTTCCTCAGCAACGAGCGCAGCAAGAACATCAAGAAGCTGGCCAACCTGCAAAAGGATCTGAACGAAGCCGAGGATGCAGACCAGTTCCGCATCTGGGGCGAGCTGCTGTTCGCTTCCCTGCACACCGTGAACAAAGGCGACAAGCAAGCAAAACTAGTAAACTACTATGATGAGAATCAGGCAGAGATTACCGTTCCGCTTGATCCGCTGCTAAGCCCTACGGACAATGCGCAGCGGTATTTCAAGAAATATAACAAGTACAAGAACAGCCTGCGGGTAATCGGCGAGCAGGTCCAGAAGACACACGAAGAGATCGCCTATATGGAACTTCTGCTCCAGCAATTGGCCCATGCCTCACTGAATGACATCGAGGAGATCCGTGATGAGCTGGTCGGCCAAGGCTACTTACGCGACCGCAGCAAGAAAGGCAAGAAGAAAAAGAAGGCTGCCAGACCCACGCTGCAGGTATTCACTTCCTCTGAAGGGGTGGACATCTATGTCGGCAAAAACAATCTGCAGAACGAATATGTCACCAACCGGCTCGCTTCACCGAACGATACCTGGCTGCATACCAAGGATATTCCCGGCTCGCACGTGGTCATCCGCAGTGAGGAGTTCGGCGATGCCACCCTGGAGGAAGCCGCCCAGCTCGCCGCCTACTTCAGCCAGGCCAAGCAATCCAGCAGCGTGCCGGTGGACTGCACCCTGATCCGTTACGTACGCAAACCAAGCGGAGCCAAGCCGGGCTTCGTCATCTACGATCATCAGCGCACACTGTTCGTCACGCCGGATGAAGAGCGGATCAAGCAGCTGCCGAATGTGCTGCGGAGTTAG
- a CDS encoding calcium-translocating P-type ATPase, SERCA-type — protein MEQKSWHRLGAEELQEMFGVQPGTGLSAEDAAARRKESGYNELSEGKRVSPFTLLLNQFKDFMVLVLMGATLVSGLLGEYLDAITIIAIILLNGVLGFVQEFRAERSLRALKQLSAPTAKVMRGGKQEVLPARMLVPGDIVLLESGDRIPADVRWLQCSSIYAEESALTGESLPVSKHASAIYAEDIPLGDQKNIGFMGTMVTRGTGRAVVIRTGMATEMGKIADLIQNTESQETPLQHRLEQLGKILIYVSLGLTIVVVLAGIMHGQPATAMFLAGVSLAVAAIPEGLPAIVTIALALGVQRMIKRKAIVRKLPSVETLGCASVICSDKTGTLTQNKMTVTQLWNAGRTLEVSGEGYAPVGSVLQKGRPVDLKNDQSLRRMLQVGALCSNAEIYESFPDTRSKKKGKGAEADKAANAQPVWELKGDPTEGALVALSAKMGLTAQALAVTFTRETEFPFDSERKLMSVVVNHPGGRMICTKGAPDVLLNCCTYMLWEGGVVPCTPTLRQKVLDANEQMASGALRVLGMAYRDLRSGETAGSEKEAESQLVFVGLAGMIDPPRKEVRDAISVTRRAGIKTVMITGDHGTTAEAIAHQLGILQRGGTVLTGSQLSRMDDDALDKVSDNVFVYARVSPEHKLRIVKSLQRHGHVVAMTGDGVNDAPAIKAADIGISMGITGTDVTKEASALVLGDDNFSTIVAAIEEGRNIYENIRKFIRYLLASNVGEILTMFFAMMLGLPLPLVPIQILWVNLVTDGLPAMALGVDQPEKDLMEHKPRGAKENIFARRLGWKIVSRGLLIGLCTLAAFWLTLRIDPGSAQQLIRAQSVAFATLVMAQLIHVFDCRSSRSVFYRNPFQNRYLVLAVLSSVLLMLAVMYLPVLQPVFKTVPLSFREWCLVLVMAGIPTFLMGAGSVWGGKKNRSRSGGRQMIKSTKFSA, from the coding sequence ATGGAACAAAAAAGCTGGCACCGGCTCGGTGCAGAGGAGCTGCAGGAGATGTTCGGCGTTCAGCCGGGAACGGGGCTAAGCGCCGAGGACGCCGCCGCAAGACGCAAAGAGAGCGGGTACAATGAGCTGTCTGAGGGCAAGAGGGTATCACCTTTTACGCTGCTGCTCAATCAGTTCAAGGATTTCATGGTACTGGTGCTGATGGGGGCGACCCTGGTATCCGGCCTGCTCGGCGAATATTTAGACGCCATTACGATTATCGCAATTATTCTGCTTAATGGGGTACTCGGATTCGTGCAGGAGTTCCGCGCCGAGCGTTCGTTAAGAGCACTGAAGCAGCTCTCTGCGCCTACGGCCAAAGTGATGCGCGGCGGGAAGCAGGAGGTGCTACCCGCCAGAATGCTGGTCCCCGGAGATATAGTTCTTCTGGAGAGCGGGGACCGGATACCTGCAGATGTCCGCTGGCTGCAGTGCAGCAGCATCTATGCCGAAGAGTCGGCGCTGACAGGGGAGTCGCTGCCGGTCTCCAAGCATGCCTCGGCGATCTATGCCGAAGACATCCCGCTGGGCGATCAGAAGAATATCGGCTTCATGGGTACGATGGTGACCCGGGGAACCGGCCGGGCCGTGGTCATCCGCACCGGTATGGCTACCGAGATGGGCAAGATTGCCGACCTGATCCAGAATACCGAATCCCAGGAGACTCCACTGCAGCACCGCCTGGAGCAGCTCGGCAAGATTCTGATCTACGTCTCACTGGGACTGACCATTGTTGTGGTCCTGGCAGGAATTATGCATGGTCAGCCGGCAACGGCGATGTTCCTGGCCGGGGTGAGTCTGGCGGTGGCAGCTATTCCCGAAGGACTTCCGGCCATTGTGACGATTGCGCTCGCACTGGGTGTCCAGCGGATGATCAAGCGCAAGGCGATTGTCCGCAAGCTGCCTTCGGTAGAGACGCTCGGCTGCGCCTCCGTGATTTGCTCGGATAAGACAGGAACTCTGACGCAGAACAAAATGACCGTCACCCAGCTCTGGAACGCCGGACGGACCCTTGAGGTATCAGGGGAAGGCTATGCCCCGGTAGGCAGTGTGCTCCAGAAGGGCCGGCCCGTTGATCTGAAGAATGACCAGAGTCTCCGGCGCATGCTTCAGGTGGGTGCATTATGCAGCAACGCAGAGATTTATGAGAGCTTCCCCGATACGCGCAGCAAAAAGAAAGGCAAAGGCGCAGAAGCGGATAAGGCGGCTAACGCCCAGCCGGTCTGGGAACTGAAGGGCGATCCTACGGAAGGTGCACTGGTCGCTTTGTCTGCCAAAATGGGACTAACTGCCCAGGCACTTGCCGTAACCTTTACCCGGGAGACGGAGTTTCCGTTCGATTCCGAACGCAAGCTGATGTCGGTGGTTGTGAATCACCCCGGCGGCCGGATGATCTGCACCAAAGGCGCACCCGATGTGCTCTTGAATTGCTGCACGTATATGCTGTGGGAGGGCGGAGTCGTGCCCTGCACGCCGACCTTGCGCCAGAAGGTGCTGGATGCTAATGAACAGATGGCTTCCGGCGCGCTGCGTGTGCTCGGGATGGCTTACCGCGATCTGCGGAGCGGTGAAACGGCCGGCAGCGAGAAGGAAGCGGAGAGCCAGCTTGTCTTCGTGGGTCTGGCCGGGATGATCGATCCGCCGCGCAAGGAAGTACGCGATGCAATCAGCGTGACCCGCCGGGCAGGCATCAAGACAGTCATGATTACTGGCGACCATGGGACAACGGCAGAGGCTATTGCCCATCAACTCGGCATTCTGCAGCGCGGCGGTACGGTCCTGACCGGCAGCCAGCTTAGCCGGATGGACGATGATGCACTGGATAAGGTCTCCGATAATGTCTTCGTCTATGCCAGGGTATCTCCGGAGCATAAGCTGCGGATCGTCAAGTCGCTGCAGCGCCACGGCCATGTCGTAGCGATGACCGGCGATGGAGTAAACGATGCGCCTGCAATTAAGGCCGCAGATATCGGGATCTCGATGGGAATCACCGGCACGGATGTGACGAAGGAGGCTTCGGCCCTGGTCCTTGGAGACGATAACTTCTCGACCATCGTGGCTGCCATTGAAGAGGGGCGGAATATCTACGAGAATATCCGCAAGTTCATCCGGTATCTGCTGGCCTCGAATGTCGGCGAGATTCTGACCATGTTCTTCGCCATGATGCTTGGGTTGCCGCTGCCGCTGGTGCCGATCCAGATTCTGTGGGTTAATCTGGTTACAGACGGCTTGCCTGCAATGGCGTTGGGCGTAGACCAGCCGGAGAAGGATCTGATGGAGCACAAGCCGCGCGGTGCGAAAGAAAACATCTTTGCCCGGCGGTTAGGCTGGAAGATTGTCAGCCGCGGGCTGCTGATCGGCCTCTGTACGCTGGCCGCTTTCTGGCTCACGCTGCGGATTGATCCAGGCAGTGCGCAGCAGTTAATCCGCGCGCAGTCGGTTGCTTTTGCTACCCTTGTGATGGCCCAGCTCATTCATGTGTTCGACTGCCGCAGCTCGCGCTCGGTCTTCTACCGGAATCCGTTCCAGAACAGATATCTGGTCCTGGCGGTCCTGTCCTCTGTACTCTTAATGCTGGCTGTTATGTATCTGCCCGTGCTTCAGCCGGTGTTCAAGACTGTTCCGCTCAGCTTCCGTGAATGGTGCCTGGTGCTGGTGATGGCCGGAATCCCGACCTTCCTGATGGGAGCGGGCAGCGTCTGGGGCGGCAAGAAGAATCGCAGCCGCAGCGGCGGACGCCAGATGATAAAAAGTACAAAGTTTTCAGCATAA